A single window of Lepeophtheirus salmonis chromosome 2, UVic_Lsal_1.4, whole genome shotgun sequence DNA harbors:
- the LOC121132655 gene encoding methenyltetrahydrofolate synthase domain-containing protein, producing the protein MAQSKNSEILSKKLHQIDSNFEDFVNAYGSITIEEKKIKETKAPSSRSESRKRNGSKFRRPRNETQENDTSSGKSPRCSKELNESDSKECIKNWTREWIWYFMENNDSSLYIFPRPILGKIPNFLYSKDAARLLTRLKEFKDASIIKVDSSMSLMPLREFVLQNKEFLYSNVRNLVRRDFLYCINSIDLKNKRDFAIASTKKGLITYGKPIRIGLKSLIRKIDIFVVGSVAVCRNGVRLGTGKGITDIEWGILYDAGAVDEKTIVVTVVADDQVVGDDVLPSWVQNEHDLPVDIIITPTKVLKVVPKLKKPCCGILVNLLTDEMKETIPSLKFYDF; encoded by the exons ATGGCACAAAGTAAAAACAGTGAAatcctttctaaaaaattgCATCAAATCGATTCAAACTTTGAGGACTTTGTTAATGCCTATGGATCCAtaacaattgaagaaaaaaaaattaaggaaaccAAAGCTCCTTCGTCTCGGTCAGAGTCACGCAAAAGAAATGGAAGTAAATTTAGGAGACCTCGGAACGAAACTCAAGAGAATGACACTTCCTCAGGAAAGAGTCCACGTTGTAGCAAAGAGCTTAATGAGTCCGATTCGAaagaatgtataaaaaactGGACTAGAGAATGGATATGGTATTTCATGGAAAATAATGATTCCTCTTTGTACATTTTTCCTCGTCCCATCTTGGGGAAAATTCCTAACTTTTTATATTCGAAGGACGCGGCGAGGTTGCTGACGAGGCTAAAG gaattcAAAGACGCTAGTATCATTAAAGTTGATTCTTCTATGTCCCTCATGCCTCTGAGAGAATTCGTCCTACAAAATAAGGAGTTTTTATATTCCAATGTTAGAAACCTTGTCAGAAgggattttttatattgtataaactCCATAGATTTAAAGAACAAAAGAGATTTTGCAATTGCTTCAACAAAAAAAGGATTGATAACTTATGGAAAACCTATAAGGATTGGTTTAAAGAGTCTCATTAGAAAAATTGACATCTTTGTTGTGGGATCTGTTGCTGTCTGTAGGAATGGTGTTCGTTTAGGAACTGGGAAAGGCATTACAGATATTGAGTGGGGCATTTTGTATGATGCTGGAGCAGTAGATGAAAAAACCATAGTCGTCACAGTGGTGGCTGATGATCAAGTTGTTGGGGATGACGTTTTACCAAGTTGGGTTCAAAATGAGCATGACTTGCCAGTTGATATAATAATCACACCAACTAAAGTATTGAAAGTTGTTCCGAAACTAAAAAAACCTTGTTGTGGGATATTGGTAAATCTTCTAACAGAcgaaatgaaagaaacaattCCGAGcttgaaattttatgatttctag
- the Pgi gene encoding glucose-6-phosphate isomerase produces MDGKGPLREDSAFKALQNYFDSNGNNLNIASLFKEDSERFNKYSHVLVTPEDGEIIYDFSKNRVDDATLKLLIDLAKSRSVEQARHALFSGDKINFTEDRAVLHVALRNRSNTPITVNNKDVMPSVNAVLDHMKEFCSQVIGGEWKGFSGKTVTDVVNIGIGGSDLGPLMVTEALKPYQVGPNVHFVSNIDGTHMATTLKKVNPETTLFIIASKTFTTQETITNATTAKEWFLNVAKDPSAVAKHFVALSTNGPKVKDFGIDEKNMFEFWDWVGGRYSLWSAIGLSIAVHIGFENFEKLLSGAHYMDKHFQTTDLDKNVPVLMALLGIWYGDFFGAETHALLPYDQYLHRFAAYFQQGDMESNGKYITRSGSKVNYPTGPIVWGEPGTNGQHAFYQLIHQGTRVIPCDFIAPVHSHNESLRDGLHHRILLSNFLAQTEALMKGKTLQEVEKELQAAGMPAESIEKIKPHKVFEGNRPTNSIMVENISPFTLGALIATYEHKIFVQGVIWDINSYDQWGVELGKQLAKAIEPELKDKSCVTTSHDASTNGLINFVKTH; encoded by the exons TCATGTACTTGTTACGCCTGAAGATGgggaaattatttatgacttttCAAAAAATCGTGTGGATGATGCAACTTTAAAATTGTTGATAGATCTTGCAAAGTCTAGATCTGTCGAACAAGCTCGTCATGCCCTTTTCTCTGGAGATAAAATTAACTTCACAGAAGACCGAGCTGTTCTTCACGTGGCTCTTCGTAATCGGTCTAACACACCCATTACGGTGAATAACAAAGATGTAATGCCCAGTGTCAATGCTGTTTTAGATCATATGAAAGAGTTTTGCTCTCAAGTGATTGGGGGAGAATGGAAAGGATTCTCAGGGAAAACAGTTACTGACGTCGTTAATATAGGAATCGGAGGATCTGATTTG GGTCCTTTAATGGTTACTGAAGCTCTTAAGCCTTATCAAGTTGGACCTAACGTTCATTTTGTTTCTAATATTGATGGAACTCATATGGCTACTACTCTTAAGAAAGTGAATCCTGAaactacactttttattatcGCATCTAAAACCTTTACAACTCAAGAAACTATTACAAACGCAACTACAGCCAAGGAATGGTTTTTAAATGTGGCAAAAGat CCTTCTGCAGTTGCTAAACACTTCGTCGCTCTTTCAACCAACGGCCCCAAAGTGAAAGATTTTGGGATTGATGAAAAGAATATGTTTGAGTTTTGGGATTGGGTTGGTGGACGTTATTCCTTGTGGTCGGCTATTGGCTTGTCAATTGCTGTTCATATTGGcttcgaaaattttgaaaagctTTTAAGTGGAGCTCATTATATGGACAAACACTTCCAAACAACAGATTTGGACAAGAAC GTACCAGTATTGATGGCCTTATTAGGAATATGGTATGGGGACTTTTTTGGTGCCGAAACACATGCTCTTCTTCCATACGATCAATATTTACATCGGTTTGCTGCTTATTTCCAACAAGGAGATATGGAGTCTAATGGAAA ATACATTACCCGTTCTGGATCGAAGGTAAACTACCCAACTGGTCCCATTGTATGGGGGGAACCAGGAACTAATGGCCAACATGCATTTTATCAACTCATTCACCAGGGGACTCGTGTAATACCATGCGATTTTATCGCTCCAGTCCATTCCCATAACGAATCTCTTAGAGATGGTTTACATCATAGA ATTCTTCTTAGTAATTTTCTTGCCCAAACTGAAGCATTAATGAAGGGAAAGACTCTTCAAGAAGTTGAAAAGGAATTACAGGCAGCAGGAATGCCAGCAGAGTCAATAGAAAAAATCAAGCCTCataaa GTTTTTGAAGGAAATCGTCCAACCAATTCTATAATGGTAGAAAATATATCTCCATTTACTTTGGGAGCTCTAATTGCAACTTATgaacacaaaatatttgtacaaggtgTCATTTGGGACATTAATTCTTATGATCAATGGGG TGTTGAACTTGGAAAACAATTAGCCAAAGCAATTGAACCAGAACTCAAGGATAAGTCCTGTGTCACCACTTCCCACGATGCTTCCACTAATGGATTGATCAATTTCGTCAAAACCCATTAA